The Glycine soja cultivar W05 chromosome 8, ASM419377v2, whole genome shotgun sequence genome has a window encoding:
- the LOC114424153 gene encoding uncharacterized protein LOC114424153 translates to MARRNERERLLTEALNNLAQRNNPPTFKGSYDPEGAEAWLREIEKIFQLTECQDHQKVLFATHMLADEVEYWWENTRPRLEGAGGAFVPWGTFRQTFLEKYFPEDVKNRKEMEFLELKQGSMTVAEYAVKFENLVRYFPHYQGEAGERSKCMKFVNGLRPEVKMMVNCHGIHNFAQLMNMCRIFGEDQWEKIAFYRNVNARHGKKRSQ, encoded by the exons ATGGCTAGGAGAAATGAGCGAGAACGACTTCTTACCGAGGCCTTGAACAACTTGGCGCAA AGGAACAACCCACCTACCTTCAAAGGGAGTTATGATCCTGAGGGTGCTGAGGCTTGGCTGAGGGAGATTGAGAAGATCTTCCAGTTGACGGAGTGTCAGGACCATCAGAAGGTGTTGTTTGCTACCCACATGCTAGCAGATGAGGTGGAGTATTGGTGGGAGAACACTCGTCCACGTTTAGAGGGAGCAGGTGGTGCTTTTGTTCCATGGGGGACCTTCAGACAGACTTTTCTGGAGAAGTATTTTCCAGAAGATGTGAAAAATAGGAAGGAGATGGAGTTCCTTGAGCTAAAACAAGGGAGTATGACGGTGGCAGAGTATGCAGTGAAGTTTGAGAACCTTGTAAGGTATTTTCCTCATTATCAGGGGGAAGCTGGGGAGAGGTCCAAATGCATGAAATTTGTTAATGGCCTCCGACCAGAAGTAAAGATGATGGTGAATTGTCACGGTATTCACAACTTTGCACAgttgatgaacatgtgtaggatcTTTGGCGAGGATCAGTGGGAGAAGATTGCATTTTATAGGAACGTCAATGCCAGACATGGGAAAAAAAGAAGCCAATGA